A DNA window from Borrelia hispanica CRI contains the following coding sequences:
- a CDS encoding Mlp family lipoprotein, producing MNKNVSILMLCIILLLYGCNSDKFDSKLKTQPETTLKHTKDPDNPIKSLTNPPLIKNYETSTDPMKSPTNTAITLTDKEKRNLDILRYAFDIIIRKQQSLNKNDTLDTIETKEDAQKLETKYNTFWTWISDNAQIQKLKELSNSFSKIYNFIEEKRNKLASNKNIKEYIQGALYFYQDDEYNNTHTFDIKIYSDSQENYIANFFEYVLTATIIEYDTNEEIFQSIKKEFQDKNSESYQNTLAQWTQ from the coding sequence ATGAATAAAAATGTCAGTATTCTAATGCTCTGCATTATATTACTTTTGTATGGTTGTAATTCAGATAAATTTGATAGCAAATTAAAAACTCAACCTGAAACAACACTGAAACATACAAAAGATCCTGATAATCCAATAAAATCACTCACAAACCCTCCTCTTATCAAAAATTATGAAACATCTACAGATCCAATGAAATCACCCACAAACACTGCCATCACTCTAACTGATAAAGAAAAACGTAATCTCGACATATTAAGATATGCATTTGATATAATAATTAGAAAGCAGCAAAGTCTTAATAAGAATGATACTCTTGATACAATAGAAACAAAAGAAGATGCTCAAAAGCTAGAAACAAAATACAACACATTTTGGACTTGGATTTCAGATAATGCACAAATACAAAAACTAAAAGAATTAAGTAATTCGTTTAGTAAAATATACAATTTTATAGAGGAGAAACGAAACAAACTTGCAAGTAATAAGAATATTAAGGAATACATCCAAGGAGCCCTTTATTTTTATCAAGATGATGAATATAACAATACTCACACATTTGACATTAAGATATATAGTGATTCACAAGAAAATTATATAGCAAACTTCTTTGAATATGTTTTAACTGCAACAATCATCGAATATGATACAAATGAAGAAATATTTCAAAGTATAAAAAAAGAATTTCAAGACAAAAATAGTGAAAGTTATCAAAATACA